GGCTGGTTGCCGGCATCGCGGCCGGCACCGCGTTGTTGGGCCTGCCGATCTCGATGTGGCGCCCGCTGAACGGGCATGCGCTGCCGGTCGTTCTGCTGGTCGCGCTGATCGCAACGGCCATCGCCAGTTATCACGGCTGGTCGCAGGCCCGCATTTCGCTCCTGCGCGAGGAAACGGCGCGGCAGGCGCTGCGCGAAGCGGCTGCCGGCCGGCAACTCGTCCAGGCGCAGCTTCGGACGCTTCAGGCACAGCTGGAACCGCACTTTCTGTTCAACGTGCTCGCCAATCTCGATTCGCTCATCGCCAGCGATCCGGCGCGGGCGCGGCATTTGCTGGGGCATCTCAACCGGTTTCTGCGTGCCTCGCTTGCCGCGACCCGCGCGTCGACCACGACGCTCGCCGACGAGTTCGCGCTGCTCGAAGCGTTGCTGGCGATCCAGCAAGTGCGGTTCGGCGAGCGATTGCGCTATCGCTTCGATTTGCCGGATGAATGCCGCCTGGTGAGTCTGCCGCCGATGCTCGTACAACCGCTCGTCGAGAATGCCGTGAAGCATGGTGTCGAGCCGCTGGCGACGGGGGCGACGGTGGTGGTCGGTGCACGGCTGGAGCGGGGCGCGTCCGGTGAGCAGTATCTCGTGTTGCGTGTCGCGGACGATGGCGCAGGCTTCACGCCGCACAGCATCGACACCATCGACACCATCGACGGCACGACCGCCCGGCGCGTTGCGGACATCGGCATGGCGAGACCCGGCGCGGCGGCCGCTCGAACGGGCGATGCGCAGCAGGCAGGCAGTGATGGGCACGCGGCCGAGCGCGTCCGCCAACGGTCTCCCGGCATCGGTCTGACGAATATTCGCGAGCGCCTGCGGGTGCTCTACGGCGACGACGCGCGACTCACGCTCAGCGAAGGCGTGCCGCGCGGCGTTGTCGCCAGCTTGCGTCTGCCTGTGGGGTCGTCCGGCAGCGCAAGCGAGGCAGGTTTCTAGTTGCAGAGAGTGGAGTGCATGACATCGTCCGTCTCCCAAGTTGTCCCGGCCGCTGCGGCCGCACCGGTCGCCCTGATCGCCGAAGACGAACCGTTGCTCGCCGATGCGCTGCGCGCCATGCTCGCGCAGGCATGGCCCGTGTTGCGCGTGCTGCCTGTCGCGCCGGACGGCACGACGGCGATCGCCGCGATTGCCCAGTCGCGGCCGGACGTCGTATTCCTCGATATCTCGATGCCGGGCGCGACCGGTATCGAAGTCGCTCATGCCTGCGGGCGGCTGGCTCGTCCACCGCAGGTCGTTTTCGTGACGGCATTCGACCGGTTCGCGCTCGATGCCTTCGATGCCGCCGCCGTGGATTATCTGCTCAAGCCGGTCGAGCCGGAGCGGCTGGCACGGACGGTGGCCCGTCTTCAGGAGCGCCTCGCCGCTCCGGCGCCTGAGACGCTCTCGCAATTGTTGACGGCGCTGCGAACGCATCTCGACGCAACGTCCGTCATGTCCGCCCCTTCCACCGCGATGGCGGGCACGCCAATCGCGCCGGCATCGCAGCCCACGGCACCGGCTCGGGAATATCTGCAATTCATCAGGGCGTCGGTGCGCGACGAGATCCGTATCGTGCCCGTCGACGAAGTCTGCTTCTTCGAAGCGGCGGACAAATACGTCGTGGTGGCGACAGTCGACGGTGACCTGCTGATTCGCACGAGTCTGCGCGAGTTGCTGCCGCAGCTGGATCCGTCGCGCTTCTGGCAGGTGCATCGCAGCACGGTGGTGAACGTTGGCGAGGTCGTGAGCGCGCAGCACACGCCGTTGGGCCGCCTCACGCTCAAACTCAAACGACGCAAGGACCGTGTCGCGGTCAGCCGTCAGTACGCTCACTTGTTCCGGCAGATGTAGCGTCCGGGACGGTGGCGAAGAAGTCGGTCGGGGTGCGGCCGAAGGTGCGCTTGAACATCGCGGAAAAGGCGCTCTGGCTCCGATAACCAAGCTCGCGCGCGATGCGCGCCAGCGGATAGCCCTTCGACGCGAGCGGAATCGCCTGGGCGAGCACGGCCTGCTGGCGCCACTGCACGAAGCTCATATTCAATTCCTGGCGGAACAGGCGGCCGATGGTCCGTGGACTGGCGCCGGCATATCTGGCCCACTGGTCGAGTGTCCAGGCGCGGGCGGGGTCCGCGAGCATCGCATTGCATAACGTGAGCAACCGCTTGTCGCGCGGCAGCGGCACTTCGAGCGGAAGCGGCGAGGCGCGACGCAACTCGTCCAGAATCAGCCCGCCGAGCATCTGCTCTCGCCGGGCGTCGAGTTCGGGGGCGGGCACGTCGATGGCCGCGATCAATTCGCGCAGCAGCGGTGAGACTTCGACGACGCGGCAGTGATCGAGGCCAGTGGGAATGACATCCGGGTGGACGTATAGAGTACGCAGATATGACGGCTCGTTGACCCGCAGGCTGTGCTCGACAGCGGGCGGAATCCAGATGGCGCGCGAGGGCGGCACGATCCAGGCGGCATCGGCCACGGCGATCTGAATGACCCCGCGCGGCGTGTAGGCGACCTGGGCCCAGGCGTGGCGGTGATTGGGCACGCGGATGCCGTCGCGCAACGCACGCGCGCGCAGGCGGACCGGGCGCTCGCGCGTTGGCGTGAAGGCGTCGGGGACGACATAGCTTTCGAACTCGTGCTGTGCCGCAGTGGGCGGTTCGGCGCATGCCGAAGGGGGCGAATGGGCCAAATTGGCCGGATCCGACAGATCGGATGAACCGGGTGGACCGGACGGTTCGGACGGTTCGGACAGACCAGGTCCCGAATTCGGCATGGCGTGATCGCGACAAATGAGATTTTGGTAAGTGTAAACTCGTTGCCTGTCACTTTCGAACCGGATGCCCGTCATGACTACCGCCGCGCAGGATCTGTCCTCCCTACTTGACGATCGACGTGACGACGCCGTGTATGTCTTCGTCTACGGCACCCTGCGCGCGGGCGAAATCAACGACATGACGGTGGCCGCGGCGCGCCATGGCGTTGAAGCACCTGCGTATGTGGGCACGGCGACGTTGAGCGGCTGGCTGTACGACTTCGGCAGCTATCCCGGCATGGTGCTCGGCGTGCCCGAGCGAGTCACCGGCGACGTGTATCGAATCCCGGCGGCGCTGGTTCCCATCCTCGACGAAATCGAAGCCGTGTACCCGGGCGAGGCCGGATTGTTCGTCCGTGAAATGCACGACGTGTCGTGCGGCGGCGCGACGTACCGGTGCATTGTGTACCCGGTAGACGCCTCGGCCGTCGGCGAACTGCCGCAGATATCGGGTGGCGACTGGGTGACGTATCGCCGCGCGAGGGATACGAACGTGGCCTGACGGCGTGTTCGGTCGCCTGCCGCTCGCCGTCGATCGCCATCTGCGGCGTGAAGGGCCGCCCGGGAAACGTCGCCATGTCCGATTATGACCAGCATCGGCGGCGCCGATGTGGGACGATTCACGCATTCCGATTCTTCTCGGGCGGCCAATCGCGCCGTCCGTCCGACCATGCGTTCATCCGATATCGCTCGCTTGCTGACGCTCTCCGCCATCTGGGGCGCGAGTTTCCTTTTCATGCGCATCATCGTGCCCGCGCTCGGGCCTTTACCGACGGCGTTCTTCCGTGTCACGCTGGGCGCCATCGGCCTGGCGGTGATTCTGCTGGCCATGCGCGTTCGCTGGGAGTTCAAGGGATTGCTGGGGGTGTCGATGCTGCTCGGCGTCATTAACTCCGGCATCCCGTTCGTCATGTACTGCCTCGCCGCGCGCGTGCTGCCCGCGGGTTATTCCGCCATTCTCAATGCCACCACGCCATTGATGGGCGTTGTTATCGGCACGTTGTTCTTCCGTGAGCGGCTCACCGGCGCCAAGGGCTGGGGAGTATTGCTCGGGCTCGCCGGCGTCGCCGTACTCACACGCACCGGGCCGGTCACGATGTCGGGACCGGTGCTCATGGGCGCGCTCGCCTGTCTGGTCGCCACGTCCTGTTACGGTCTGGCCGGGTATCTCACCAAGCGCTGGATTACCGAGCGCGGCGGCCTCGACGCCAAACTGGTCGCGTTCGGCAGCCAGTTGGGCGCCGCTGTCGTGCTGCTGCCGTTTTTCGGTTACGTGTCGGCCACGTCCGGGATCCCGGGACCTGCCACTGGCGGGGTATGGGCGGCGATGGCGGCGCTGGGCTTCCTGTGCAGCGCGCTGGCCTATATGTTGTTCTTCCGGCTCATTGCGGATCTGGGACCGCTGCGCTCGCTGACCGTGACCTTCCTGATCCCGCCGTTCGGCGTGCTGTGGGGCGCTCTGTTCCTGAACGAAGCGGTCACGATGGCTCACTTCGTCGGCGGGTGCTTCATCGCGCTGGCCGTGTGGCTCGTGTGCAGGCCCCCCAAAGTCGTTCCTTCCGCCAGCCGCGCAGCTTCATAACGTCCGGTGGCGTCCCGCGCGCAAGGAAGGCACCCCACGCACCTGGCGTTTCCCGAAGGCCGATGACCTGCGTCATCGGCTTTTTTCATGATACGAAATGTCTTTGCGGTGCGTAAAAATTTGCGCTGCTTGGCACAACATGTAGATTTCAGGAAGGAAAACAACGTTTCATATCAAGAAATAATTTCGTTATGTCATTGATTGTTAATGATAAAAAAGTTGTCCGTTTGCTCTGATTCCTTCTGTTGCGTTGCGTGAGAAATCCCTAAACTCTTATACAAGACCTGCCGATTTGGAGACGCAAAAAGCGGCCAACCGCGACAGCGGTGATCCCGAGGCAGCAAAGAGTCACCCCCTTTTATTCGTATCGAGAACCAGGAGAGATCATCATGACGACGCGCCAAGAGCAAGTGAAGCAACTCGAACAGGACTGGGCGACCAACCCGCGCTGGAAGGGCATCAAGCGGGGTTACACGGCACAAGACGTGGTGCGTCTGCGCGGTTCGATCCAGCCGGAACAGACGCTGGCCCGGCGCGGTGCCGAGCGTCTGTGGACCATGATCAACGAAAAGCCGTTCGTGAATGCGCTCGGCGCGCTGACCGGCAATCAGGCCATGCAGCAGGTCAAGGCCGGACTCGAAGCGATCTACCTGTCGGGCTGGCAAGTGGCGGGCGACGCGAACATGGCTGGTGAAATGTACCCGGACCAGTCGCTGTATCCTGCGAACTCGGTGCCCCAGGTCGTGCGTCGCATCAACAACACCTTCACCCGCGCGGATCAGATTCAGTGGTCCGAAGGCAAGAACCCGGGCGATGAAGGCTATATCGATTACTTCGCCCCGATCGTCGCCGACGCGGAAGCCGGTTTCGGTGGCGTGCTCAACGCCTTCGAACTGATGAAGGCCATGATCGAAGCGGGCGCTGGCGGCGTGCACTTCGAAGACCAGCTCGCCTCGGTCAAGAAGTGCGGCCACATGGGCGGCAAGGTGCTCGTGCCCACGCGCGAAGCGGTGTCCAAGCTGGTGGCGGCGCGCCTGGCGGCCGACGTGCTCGGCGTGCCGACCGTGCTGATCGCCCGTACCGATGCCGAAGCGGCCGATCTGATCACCTCCGACGTCGATCCGCTCGACCAGCCGTTCTGCACCGGCGAGCGTACGGTCGAAGGTTTCTACCGTACCCGCAACGGTCTGGACCAGGCTGTTGCCCGTGGTTTGGCTTATGCTCCGTTCGTCGATCTGGTGTGGTGCGAAACCGGCAAGCCGGATCTCGAATTCGCCAAGCAATTCGCGGAAGGCATCCACAAGCACTTCCCGGGCAAGATGCTTTCGTACAACTGCTCGCCGTCGTTCAACTGGAAGAAGAACCTCGACGACGCGACCATCGCCAAGTTCCAGAAGGAACTCGGTGCGATGGGCTACAAGTTCCAGTTCATCACGCTGGCCGGTTTCCACAGCCTGAACTACTCGATGTTCAATCTGGCCCACGGCTACGCCCGTCGTCAGATGAGCGCTTTCGTGGAGTTGCAGGAAGCCGAATTCGCCGCAGCCGAGAAGGGCTTCACGGCAGTGAAGCACCAGCGCGAGGTGGGCACGGGCTATTTCGATGCCGTCACGCAAACGATCGAGCGCGACGCATCGACCACGGCCCTGAAGGGTTCGACGGAGGACGAACAGTTCTTCGACGAAAAGAAGGCGCAGGTCAAGGCAGCCTGACAGGGCTGAGGGAGGGCGCGATGCGCCCGCAGGCCGGCGATGCGCGTGGGGGCACGTCGTTGGCGGGCGGGAGGCATCGTGTCGGGACCGCGCGTCCGGCGTATCCGGCCGGGCAGCTCTGACGGCGTTCCCGTCGCGGTGAGGGCTGCAATGCACGCCTGAACGAGAAAAGGCTCGT
This is a stretch of genomic DNA from Pandoraea faecigallinarum. It encodes these proteins:
- the aceA gene encoding isocitrate lyase — protein: MTTRQEQVKQLEQDWATNPRWKGIKRGYTAQDVVRLRGSIQPEQTLARRGAERLWTMINEKPFVNALGALTGNQAMQQVKAGLEAIYLSGWQVAGDANMAGEMYPDQSLYPANSVPQVVRRINNTFTRADQIQWSEGKNPGDEGYIDYFAPIVADAEAGFGGVLNAFELMKAMIEAGAGGVHFEDQLASVKKCGHMGGKVLVPTREAVSKLVAARLAADVLGVPTVLIARTDAEAADLITSDVDPLDQPFCTGERTVEGFYRTRNGLDQAVARGLAYAPFVDLVWCETGKPDLEFAKQFAEGIHKHFPGKMLSYNCSPSFNWKKNLDDATIAKFQKELGAMGYKFQFITLAGFHSLNYSMFNLAHGYARRQMSAFVELQEAEFAAAEKGFTAVKHQREVGTGYFDAVTQTIERDASTTALKGSTEDEQFFDEKKAQVKAA
- a CDS encoding AraC family transcriptional regulator, whose amino-acid sequence is MAHSPPSACAEPPTAAQHEFESYVVPDAFTPTRERPVRLRARALRDGIRVPNHRHAWAQVAYTPRGVIQIAVADAAWIVPPSRAIWIPPAVEHSLRVNEPSYLRTLYVHPDVIPTGLDHCRVVEVSPLLRELIAAIDVPAPELDARREQMLGGLILDELRRASPLPLEVPLPRDKRLLTLCNAMLADPARAWTLDQWARYAGASPRTIGRLFRQELNMSFVQWRQQAVLAQAIPLASKGYPLARIARELGYRSQSAFSAMFKRTFGRTPTDFFATVPDATSAGTSERTDG
- a CDS encoding DMT family transporter; translation: MRSSDIARLLTLSAIWGASFLFMRIIVPALGPLPTAFFRVTLGAIGLAVILLAMRVRWEFKGLLGVSMLLGVINSGIPFVMYCLAARVLPAGYSAILNATTPLMGVVIGTLFFRERLTGAKGWGVLLGLAGVAVLTRTGPVTMSGPVLMGALACLVATSCYGLAGYLTKRWITERGGLDAKLVAFGSQLGAAVVLLPFFGYVSATSGIPGPATGGVWAAMAALGFLCSALAYMLFFRLIADLGPLRSLTVTFLIPPFGVLWGALFLNEAVTMAHFVGGCFIALAVWLVCRPPKVVPSASRAAS
- a CDS encoding sensor histidine kinase; protein product: MKIPQSVRKARTLSGSAPPGPWRRFFRELAGVALFNTAIAGLLWFVGFGDAFVHNLVFAQCIGIAIAVFVDGGRRAIWRDARPPMAWFVLLVVFGCAAGLVAGIAAGTALLGLPISMWRPLNGHALPVVLLVALIATAIASYHGWSQARISLLREETARQALREAAAGRQLVQAQLRTLQAQLEPHFLFNVLANLDSLIASDPARARHLLGHLNRFLRASLAATRASTTTLADEFALLEALLAIQQVRFGERLRYRFDLPDECRLVSLPPMLVQPLVENAVKHGVEPLATGATVVVGARLERGASGEQYLVLRVADDGAGFTPHSIDTIDTIDGTTARRVADIGMARPGAAAARTGDAQQAGSDGHAAERVRQRSPGIGLTNIRERLRVLYGDDARLTLSEGVPRGVVASLRLPVGSSGSASEAGF
- a CDS encoding gamma-glutamylcyclotransferase family protein, encoding MTVAAARHGVEAPAYVGTATLSGWLYDFGSYPGMVLGVPERVTGDVYRIPAALVPILDEIEAVYPGEAGLFVREMHDVSCGGATYRCIVYPVDASAVGELPQISGGDWVTYRRARDTNVA
- a CDS encoding LytR/AlgR family response regulator transcription factor, with translation MTSSVSQVVPAAAAAPVALIAEDEPLLADALRAMLAQAWPVLRVLPVAPDGTTAIAAIAQSRPDVVFLDISMPGATGIEVAHACGRLARPPQVVFVTAFDRFALDAFDAAAVDYLLKPVEPERLARTVARLQERLAAPAPETLSQLLTALRTHLDATSVMSAPSTAMAGTPIAPASQPTAPAREYLQFIRASVRDEIRIVPVDEVCFFEAADKYVVVATVDGDLLIRTSLRELLPQLDPSRFWQVHRSTVVNVGEVVSAQHTPLGRLTLKLKRRKDRVAVSRQYAHLFRQM